TTTTTACTTAATGTTTAGCATTTTTGTATAGAAAAGAGCAGTCCGCCGGTAGCTATATGGGATTCAAAGTTTGAAACACAATCCTtctaccatttttttaaaaaaaagacagtaaactttgtcattctttCTTTATATGCAAGATCCTCAAAATTCCTTAAAAGAGATCTAAATCCACATAGCAATAAATTTTATCCACTTTAACACCCCCCATAAACCCAACACTAGTTTACATATATGGcatgtaatttaattatcagaGTGAATCAGACTACAGCCTTAAAAGGTAAAGCAATCAGAAATCAAGGTAATTTCCgtataatagtttttaaaaacattctatTTCTAGCTTCAATCTCGCATGTTTCATGGATATTCTAAACAGAAACCTTCTAATTATAagactttaatttcttaattttggtTACTCATATTCCTAAATAAATGCTTCAGTTTCGGTTAGTTAAAACCCTAATCAGAGCCCTAACCTATGTATGATTAAAAAGTTAATTCCTTTTCAATTTGGCGATAAAATTAGTGATTTCCAAAGAAAATGCCACAAAATAGCAGCTCaacaaaatcaaaaaccaattcaaacccAATACTTTGTTTGGTTCCTGAGAAAATCCATGAAAGAAAAGCAACAATTCTAGATTTCGAACACTTTTCAGCTCAAATTTTCTCTACCTTGAGTTCTAACAAACAACTGAACCtcaaattttcataattttcattttctctgcGGCCAAAcagagaattacaaaaaattcaaagttaGAAGAAAACCTCTGTTGCTGTATAACGTAATCAAACCTTAAAAACCATACGAAATGCTAATTAACACgctgattcttttttttctatgaaaataaaatcaaattccaGCTCAAGGAAATCGAAAAACTACGAAAAATACAAACTTAACCGTTTGTTTGATTCCTGAGAAAATCCAGGAAAAGAAACTCTCAAGGTTtccaaaattaaattcaaaagaaaaaaaaaatgtcacacGCACAGTTAAAATTCTCCCCTCAGCTCAGTCCAAAATAAAATCCTAACCAACAAATCAGATTGACCAACCACAATTCCATCGCTTTCTCGGCAACCAAACAGAAATTCAAGCAAGCCAAAAACCCTAAGTAGAGAGCGAGAGAGATCAAAGCACGAACCTAAACAAAACAGTGGTTTTGTCCAAAACTTCTTCCGTCGTTTAATTTTCCGGAGAGAAAATGTGAGTGtcggtttgttttcttttcgaTTTTCCTGAGAAGATTTTCGATGTTGTTAAGAAACGAGAGCGAGAAATAAGGTTTCGAATTTTTGGACGATCCAGCagtcagagagagagagagcagtttaagggaaaaaaagaccgttgaaataaagagagagcgcttgttaaggattttttttttttaatgatgattgatttgaatttcaaatttctatgatcatcaataaagtCATAGATATAAATCATCTACGATCACTTGTACAGAGTCTATTAATCTACACCGTTGGATGTTTTGTGTGTTATTTGTACCAATAGGAGAGTAACATGTCAGCATATGTGATTTGAAATGGACACTtgtgaaaatgaaaatgttggAAGTTTCAATTATCCTAAGCAAGCCCATGCTTTGGTGTCTTTTTCATTGTCTTGAAATGGCCCATTTctaatatagttattaaatcagACCGTTCCACCGGAGCAAGACCGATTATAAATTTACCTAGATTTGTTTGAAAGGGtagttataaatttttaaaaatatttttattatttttaatatcagtgtatcaaaatgatctgaaaacacacataaaatattaatttaaaacaaagaaaaaaataaaaacattttaaattttttaaaaaatacttttaaaacgcaaaaacaaacagactttataaaaatttcttaaaaaaattaatgaaatatttttattagattttaattaaattgtggattaatttggattttttatgaactcttgaatattttatttaatttattacagTCTAGAAGATGAATTGATTAGATCTTAAGTccatatctcaaataaaatttaaaaaaattttaggtgatgtgtatatatataatttgtagaCCTAATTTATTGAtctacaaatttaaatttagttgattttattttcttaaattatacaataaataGCATCAAAGATAAAAGTGATCTTgaaaagtataaatataaaggtaaattttaaaaagacttGATCGATTGAAAAAGGTATAATCTCttgtgaaattgattttttttatttatttggaaagTGATAGgtgttttaatttcaaataaatgtttttggtAAATACACTTGTAACATATGCATTAAATGAGAACATTAAAATCAGGTGTTCCAAGGAGAAAGATGTAAACAAATCCTAATAAAATTCAATCCAAGCTGTGAAGCAGTTAGACTGTTGTAAGCATAGTTAATAAATCCATATGATCTATGACTCAGTCCGAGTCATAGGTTATAGGTTGAGTCAGTCATCTTGAAGGTTAGTAATTAATCtggattaatgttttttaattatttccagTTCAAAACAACGTCGTTCtttataatctttaaaaaaaaatcatttaaaataaatttgatcacAAATAGAACTATTGGGTTGACcagatatatataattaaaataaaattcatttaaaataaatttgatcacatatatataattaaataaaaataaaataaaagttattgacaataaataaatacaaaaatagaaaactaataaacataaaaattaagatatttggCATTATAATATAGGTCTTTCACCCTGTTGTGtagaatgattttatttattaaaattaaattttcattcaatcaaacgataatagaaattaatacaaatgaaattgatttaataaaataaaataaaaaaaacattatataaagttacacatgttaaaaatatccTCCTAAAAAGTATAGAACGATAAAAATATTctctttaaaaactaattacatacaaaataactaaaactaaatattatttaaaaaagactatataaacaaaataaaaaagagaataaatattcatttaaatataaaaaaacttaatttaaaacaataacaaaaaaatctaaaaaaataaaaagaaaaggaaaaggcatgCATTGCCAAGCTTAGTAAGCCTAGCATGTTTGCCGAGCCCATGTTGTTAGCACCTATgagcctagttttttttttattattatgattgttgccttccctatttttttgggaaaaaaaaataaaccaaacgaGGTGTCGCTTGTTGAGATAGACAACACGTTTAATTTGGATTATAGCTATTATGGTGGCTATAAAATCAAGGCTATTggtgtttttttaacaaaaaaaatttatttttcaacctaTATTTTTACTCAAAACACACTAAGAATCTTGGTAAACCCATCTATGATctcaaaacaccaaaataattaTCCCTAACTTTAAAATCAACCGAAACTAAAAATCTTTTCAactttagatatatttttcagGTACTCTCAAGTTATAAAAGCATATAATATGAACTTaactaatcaaataaaatcatttgataCAAATATCGATCATTCTAGCGACCAAAATcagcatcaataatatttttatctctcaACCCCCAAAATTCAATGATCTTTCTCTCTTAtctctcaaattaaaaatcgaACATATCAATTAGTGagaactaaattaaacttttttgtgTGAACTTTAAAATCATCACTCATTTATGATGCCTTTCCTAGTTTGATcccttgtcttttaattttatttttagtcaataaatttgatttaattggccttgaatttatccaaaaaaggatgaaattgcacAATAATTGTTAAGGACCaacttgaaggggaaaaaaaagcaaaattttaaataatataccCACAGCAAAATATAAAAGggtgaataatatattttgcatagtaaaattGCTTcgcattttagatttttagtaataatagtagtgtgTGCGCGTGTAAGCTTCTTTACCTTCACATGCAAAATGGAACTCCATTAAACCACAAGCACATTAAACAACCACTGATGGGGAAATCCAGCTAGAAAAACTGGGGATTTAACAACAACAAATGATGAAACATTAGAATAAGAAACGATGATATttgacttattttatttatcatgacACTGTTAAACAAATAGCTCTCAATTTCTCTACAAGTAGATTAAGGAGATCTTgctcatttttcaaaaaagaatggAGGCCTTAACATACAACAACTACCAGCCAATCCTCCGTCAGTTGTAGTAATGGATAACACctcgaaaatattttttttacctcaaaaaaaaaaaaaatgaaaaccaaagGACTAGGTTACCCCGACTCTACAATAAATTAAGTCTCATTTGAATAAGTTACCTTTTCGATTACAAAGTATTGGTGTGTAGGCTTCTCAGTGACCATTGCACAGAGTGCATGTCTGCAGGCTGCTTAGACATGAAAACATAACTACCTCATACAGAAGAGCTTTGCCTGGACGCAAATTCTCTTCTAATGATTTCGAGTACAAGTTCGTTCCAGGTATCTACTGGACCAGGCATGCACCAGTGTAAGCAATCCTGCGGAGGTGGCTTTCCATCTGGACCACGTTTTGTGAGTTTATTAGGGTCAAGGCTTCGGTATGGACCTGGATGTCCATCATGACGATAGCCAAAGGCCTCGGTGATATCCATCAACTTCAACTTTGATTTATCGGTCGCCTTCTTGATTGCACGATCAAAACCTGCTATCTGTTTCTTGTGCATTATGTCAGTAAAGCCATTTTCCACTAATTCACCTGGTGCAAGAGGCTTTTCCTTCCCGGTGCATGATCCACCAGTATTCCAGGCCCCACCCTCGTAATGGTCAGGTGAATAGGAGCGCAGAATGGTTAGCCCAGTGTAATTTGGATGTCTGGCAATGGATGTGAGAATTGTCTCAACAGATATCCCAAATGCTTCAATATTGTTAATCTTCATTGGACGAGACTTGTCTGGCCACCACAACTGTCCTCCCACAATTTCATTGTTGAGGACATAGACTGACTGCTTGGCAAACCAGTGGCCTGAAGAGAGAACAATCACATCGAAACTGGGGATGAATTCCATGAAATGCTCATCCGGGGCATCAAGGTGGAGTTTAACAACACCCTCTGGAGCAAAATCAATAGGTTCTGATGTTTGGCGAACAAGCCAAGAGGACCATATCCGGACAACCATGGTAGATGTCGACCTAAAGAAATATcgttgcatttttttattcccttgGTTTTTGGGAGCCTCTACCTGAAAATGCATCAGAGATTTTTTCATAAGGACAACTCCCCAAAAAGGTGAGACTAAATATCACAATTGTACATAAACAAGCATTTCATTTCATGTGAGACCACTAAATTTCAACAGAGTATCGATTTGGTAATTATTATCAGTTTACAGAGATAAAATTTCCCAAAACCAAGATATGATTAGCTATCAAGAGCAAATTGCCAAAGCCCAGTAAGGGTCACTATTCATAATGGAGAGTGGATATACTTGCCTGCCAGAGAAGGCACAGCATCGATTCCATCTGGTTTCGAGCAACAGAGTCACCAATGAAAGCTATTGTTTTCCCTCTCATCAATTCCAGAAACTTCTTGGCATCAAATCGTGGGAGGTTACACTGAGAAGGTTTCCACCGCCAATTCTCATATTCCTTGTCTGGCCTTCCATTTCCCTGGCAGTTCTGCATCTGTGTTAGGACAGGGCATGTGTTGTTTGTGTATAATGGTCCTAGAGAATCATAAAACCAGCTTCCACGGTACAAATCACAGCCTGCATGTTAGAAAATGTAAGAGaattataatctaaaaaaaatgaagagatagggaggaaacaaaagaatgaaTTCATTAACCAAACATTTCTGTACTAACAATTTTAAGGAAActctttaatataaatattcttcTGCTTGTGAAAACAAATCTATACTATTTCTTCCATTCAGTCAAGACCCTGTAGTGCTTGCAAGCAAATCCATTATAAGCACACTATCAAGGTGTTCAGAAAGAATGTAAAAGCAAACCCTGATTTCTCCTGTTTTGTTCTTTATGCGTAACTGGACCAGACCACTAAAGGGTTGTTATTAGAACCCATAGTTGTGGTGCAAAACATTTATCGGTAGACTTTGAGAAGACACATCAACAAGAAAAGGGTGGGTCAGATCCATCTGAGAGGATCATGGCATGCAGAAAGAAGATTATTTTATCCCTAAAAGAGCCTACCACTGTA
The genomic region above belongs to Populus alba chromosome 12, ASM523922v2, whole genome shotgun sequence and contains:
- the LOC118060652 gene encoding protein YLS7 — encoded protein: MKRASLMLKAMALASSPKESNPTMAAFPRSLSSMAASIGGLAVFLVMASLLLVSYPIGSTVSGYFYGIDSAGQVDLPIFEGNQSSIGRGHDSDVDVVDKDSSSGSDLKVLISSGGVNNNSVNVSDSQPGSDLQESTTGARKEEEASFKDGSVALSFKENDVDKGSEESSSDTASADSKSGAKSDVSAVPSNASKTGSDDSGCDLYRGSWFYDSLGPLYTNNTCPVLTQMQNCQGNGRPDKEYENWRWKPSQCNLPRFDAKKFLELMRGKTIAFIGDSVARNQMESMLCLLWQVEAPKNQGNKKMQRYFFRSTSTMVVRIWSSWLVRQTSEPIDFAPEGVVKLHLDAPDEHFMEFIPSFDVIVLSSGHWFAKQSVYVLNNEIVGGQLWWPDKSRPMKINNIEAFGISVETILTSIARHPNYTGLTILRSYSPDHYEGGAWNTGGSCTGKEKPLAPGELVENGFTDIMHKKQIAGFDRAIKKATDKSKLKLMDITEAFGYRHDGHPGPYRSLDPNKLTKRGPDGKPPPQDCLHWCMPGPVDTWNELVLEIIRREFASRQSSSV